In Periplaneta americana isolate PAMFEO1 chromosome 8, P.americana_PAMFEO1_priV1, whole genome shotgun sequence, the sequence TTATGTTATTACtttctgtaatatgttagtattttgttctttaactttttgttaaacttcactgcttgtgtactttgtaacctggtagagtataagagaaggctctatggccttaactctgccagtataaataaatgttaCAATTGGAACAATAGATGTAAGTATTTCAAGCCTCTTAAACTCATCTTCCATGAAGAGAGTAGCAacacctcttgctccaaccagtagtccgattacttcaagctcttttagccggTAGTTTTGGAGGCAATTGGGAATGATGGGAGAAATCGctgtatacagacagacatacagatgaACAGGCAGAAAAATACAATGTTCAAAATCACTCGTTTTGCAGAATAAGAAAGCTGAAATCCTCAAAATCAATTATTTGCAATATCACAACACTTTCTTTTTATACCGAACATAAAGTTAAACACTGAGAAGAAAGTGGAGTGATTTTCCAAGTAAAAAATACTCTTCAAACcacctttcattcatttattttcgaAAGTAGAAGGTTATTGCATTGAGAGGTTTTCCCATTGTGTTAAGAATAACAAATTTTATAGGatgcaatattttaataatttcatttggtatttttcTTTTCCGATGTAATATATCACACAAGAAGTTACTTTTAAAAAAACTTATgaaaatatcattaaaattatgtactaaaactgtgaaataaatattttattaattaaaagcaAAATGAAGTACTTAATAAGATTAACTACTTCAACTCATGCTAAATCCTTCACATTACAATATCCCACTACATTCTCAAGTTATATAATGCTTTTACACTATCCCAAAAGCCATTCTAAGTTTTTTGTAAACTGCTGGTTAATAACCCAAGAAgattaataatatatacaaaatttatttacttacccaaAGAGCCCAAGTGTTTGTATCAGAAAGGCAGTTGGATTAATGGCCCCTTCGCTGGAAATAAAGGTTTGAAGCTTGGAACTGTCTACGAAATCTACTTGTTAATGAACTATACTAcaaatacatagcaagtaaagaTGTGCTGACCATACTCTTTTCTAAACATGCAGGTGTATAATTTATTCTAGGATGGAAACTAAAGTGAAAggttatattacaaatattattataaaatattatatcgtcataccgtacaaaattttcattttcttcattcatCTTGTCAGCATCTTTAGATTTATACCGAATAAGTCTGTCAACCAAGCTTCGATTTTCATCCTGAAACaagaataattttctttattcttatTTACATTGCAAGAAATATGATCCTATAAGAGGACATAAAATATCAATGAACTACAGTATTTGACTTTCTTCCCTATATTCTACAGTGCATTCATAGCTCGGCCGGACTGTTCTGCGgcagccttggactgggtgaagactggcacgcctgccgccagagtagcgctaTAGCCGAGggacggtccggccgagctacaaaTGCACTGTTTATGAATGAATTGCATTTTCATCTTCAAAGTCAAACAGAGCAGGTTATTGTCTATATTACACaactaatatttttacaatacaaaatttAGTGTAACATGCTTTGAGAAAAAAATGCTTAAAATGcattaagttaattacttaaaatcaTCACATCACAACGCCAAACACTTCTctgaaaaataatgttacaaaatagTTCATTTGTACAAATTAATATGCAATAACCTTAGTATTATATGTaactaattggcgatgtatgcaatggaggggggaaggaactggccaccctaccccattatcaccTGGCCTAGTTGTTTCATAAGTAGTGCCATGTTGGCATCACTTGTGCAGGGTGACCAGATTATGAAATTGGAAAACAGGGACACATTTTTTAGTGTGTCATTTTCTTCAgcatattccccccccccctccctccatcagaaaataaatttcgaaTTATTACACTCACATAACGTCAATATTAccctaaaatgtatttttcagaaCCATGGATTTCTTTCAGGAGCTTCTGGTTTTCATGAGATAGCCGTAAAATTCTGAATATGTATGACTGAAGTatgttttaacgactagtacagcTTTTAGAAAGTTTCTATATTAAGCAGACTTTCCTCGAACCAGTATATATTCATAAGACTGAAGATGTGCTCAACAGCTGTAGTGGTCCCAGCAACACTCAATACAAACTCTACCATTTGGAAACATGGTCAACATTGATGTGAGATTCTCTACATTGTTGAAATATTGCTATCCAGCACGGAGACACTGTAAGTTTTCTTGTAGTCCAGTCCTGAATGTTCTGGTGGATGATGTTTCGTACATGGAAAAATTCATCAAACAACACATTCTCATTTAAACATATCACAGATTCATAGTTTGAAAAGAGAGCAACTGAACCCTCAACATCACTCCATTCGGAACTTTTCTTAAACAGACCCAAGACACTGTCTTGATTACATCAGTATGGCGACACCAATTTCTTATGCAGTCAACACAACTGTCGAATAACAATACAGTAATGGCGAAGAACTTTTGCTTAGAAATGACTCCTTCTTCTTCCACTTCTTGAAGAATGTTCCTGACACTTGAAGTGACAAATCTATTTGACTTCCTGCTGATAAGAGTTTCATAAAGGTTTTCAATCGAACCAGAAACTTCAACCAAAGaaagatacagtgaaacctctccttacagacaccctcaagatacggacactccttaAATACgggcagatttttatgtcccagctgaaataatatagaataataataaatttaactctcatttacggacacagacagctgtttcacagtcctaaagctggctttacctcctgactgcggacagaagtTGGATTTCATgatctaatgtgttacaaaaatgaaaaatttagttttgagaactgtacagaaattccttaacatgaaagaagacaataagggtctcgtaggctaccactagcccagccagctaccccttgttatctggaagcgggtggataaacaaaatcataaaatataacCTGTCTGATGGGCCCAAGGTTTCcatgatcgtgaaattgtatttgacacatgataaggttagtaggattattctcttcacttctatcagttgttctgtttcgaagagacatggcacctgaacatagaggttaagttgaaaactgtaaactacagtactgcataactgtagacacagaataaaattgcatggcacagtactatattttcctttttcagtcttatctactgtagttcaaagctgcaaagaatttactgtagtatactgcatttggaattaaactacagtaatacatttcatttaaagcgtgaagggatacataatgcatattataaatttactgttagattggggagtctCCCTCTCAATAAAGGatacctcccagatgcggacagattattACGTCCCTTCAatatccgtaaatgagaggtttcactatatTCTAACTGCATTTGTCTTACAGTCCTATCATACACATCTAGTTGGTCAGCCAGGAATATCAGCCATAATAAAGAAGTTCTGTCCGAGaagaaatctgcagtgcttgggaaaaagtggtataagtcagtttccacaaacattttttattaatttattgacaacttacggaacatttgCTCGGGTGGGagaagagacataagtatttctcccaatacaataattcatacagaaggaaatcaaatcgatataaaccagtgtgaagacagtttttttccttcttctgtaaaattaacaattttgacttgtgccacttttcccgagcactacagaaatctTTGAGAATGCATGGACACTTCTTAATTGACATAAAGTATGATTTCAAACCATCAAACATAGCAATGATTTTCTGAAGTGCAGGAAATAAAGACATCCATCTAATTTTGGTGTGGCTCAATAAAAGCTGTACGGTACTCAATCTCTGCAAATTCACAGAATTCCTTCAGAGACTCAGTTCTAACTGTGCAGATATCGAAGTACTTGTAGATCTTATAGAGGATAACTTCAACATCTACAGGAAGACAATCTGCAGCTGTCTGGATCCTATTATGCAGCACATCCAGctcccaatatatatatttttttgtttgcttTGCAGCCTTACAAAGAGGTTCCTGCTCCTGAGATGTCCCTTTCTTGTTTACAGGAAATCCAGAAAAAACACAGTTCCAATACATACTCAATTCATTTACTAGATCAATAGGCTattaaactgtttaatatgcaacaCTTTTATAGATTCAACCATGTGCATACGAGCTATGTTtaaagaatgtaataaaattgtatcatcattttatatttatctcTTGATATCATACATTACACAATTTAACTTACCTGTGCTTTTCTCAATTTTTCTTCTAAAGATGCAAACGCTAACTGTAAGGCCTGATGTTCGTCTTTTAACATCTGATTGAGATTTTCTAATTCCTTTATACTATTCTGATACATTTGTATCTCTGCTCTCAGAGTAGTATTCACAGCCATACTTTCTGCCAAACTGCAACAATACACTGATTTAGCCACATAAATAAACAATCTGAATCTCCATTAacaaatcaccatcatcatcatcatcatcatcatcatcatcatcatcatcgttgtcgtCTTCGTCGTCATTGCATATATTTTTTCCATTGGTGGTAATTAATTGCtaattaattatcttcacgaatcaacaacatttaagcttatcaaaacaaattttaagatgcatataggcctatttgaatattttgcctttatttataaatgcataatatttcatgatatttatattattgtggcatattttcgcttgctcattaaagctgattttatactgcataaaaatgcatagtttgaattttttaaataaaaccatcatattccattttttaaagctggtattgagtgaaattattacaattatttttagcgGAGAAGTAATCAAAGTTTCGAGGCACACCTAGCAAATCTCAAGGTACAATAGTGTGCCACTCTCAACAACAAATGtaagtttaatctcatctagtttgatgtataatgttattacatttattattattattattacagtaaaatccctcgtaaccagcACCCAAATcaccagcaataccaaaacaacagcacttttagctgggtcaaaaaaaaaagtttaaatctgccacattgccacagtctgggccgtcagttttgccacattaggaagttcgcacgaactttcgtttccAGTAAACATTCGaatctaaaattaatatattatttgtgttgtgtgatgtgttttaataaagacgCTTTAGTGTTTCTTTAATTATGTTCAGGCCATCAATGTTGCCACATTAGAAAGTTCGcacaactttcattttcagtgaatatccgaacctaaaattagtgcattatttgtgttgtgtaatgtgttttaatagagaaaatccacatagttttatgtttatttaattatgttcgggctgtcagtgttgccacatcaggaagttcgcacgaacttcaattttcagtgaatattgaaacctaaaattagtgtaacttactatttgtgttatgtgatgtgttttaacAAGGAAAATCCGCACCGTTTTTATGCTTATTCAGTTATGAGGAAATTattgagaaataagcttcacatggttgcagtttcaacatttggcaccatgaaatacgaacttcttttttttgtatatactggtatttattcaattatccggcaagaTCTCGTACCCAGAACTaacctggtccctttggtgctggATAAAAGGGAgtccactgtattattattattattattattattattattattattattattattattattatgttatgtatctaatgctcttgatttaacaatgaagtcattctCCTTCACGCTTCCCATTATTattacagatgtggacaaattattagcaaaattgaagatttttattaggcctacatatttttacaaaatatgattcttcagcttagactacagttgacatttttgcgtatttcgaaattattagcaaaattgaagatttgtattgtatatttttttacaaaatttgactcttcaatttggactacatttgatatttttgcatatttacaaattattagcaaaactgaagatttttattatatatttttacaaaatttgactcttcaatttggactacagtttaaattttggatatttccaaattattagcaaactgaagatatttattttatatttttacaaaatttgactcttcaatttaaactgcagttgacatttttgcatatttacaaattattagcaaaatatgaagatttttattatataggctatctttacaaaatttgactcttcaatttaaactacagttgacatttttgcatatttttatctattgtaatgatagaaatatgaaaaattgtcaactgtagtctaaattgaaaaatcaaattttgtaaacagaactgtcataaaaatcgtcaattttgttaataatttgtccacgtctgtattattattattattattattattattattattattattattattattattattattatcattattattcctaAGATGAGAAAAAAGAGGAGACGAAAGGGAATTGTGCTGATCATGGTGATGACAAACAGATGGATGAAAGAAGAGGAAATTATTGGCTGGAGtgaagaagaatacaatgaaaGGAAAGTAACAGTTGGGATATGGTGGTAATGTCTTCTTTGAAATTGGCTTTTTTACTGCTCAATGATACACACTGAAGTGAACATGTTGTGTCTTTCACCCTATTCGTTGGCGCTATggatatttcaatgaaaaatcccaggcctgaatGGGACTCAAACCAGTATTACTTCCGTGACAAGCTGAaggtctgatcactcagccaTCGCAGGCGTTTTTAATAGAAACATGGACTTTATACTCTAAATTACTTCTAAAACAAGGTCATAGGTAGCTTACTCCACACTGCACTACAAAAAGCAACTCGCAGTTTTAAACAGTTTCATGGAATCCGCAATggaaattttaacataaaatatcttCCCACTACGCCGGAAAATTGtccacaaagaaacaaaatgttatattttgttcGTCATACATACTTCTAGAAATCATACGACATGGAATGTCCTTTGTTTGAACAGGTAGTACAAACTGATTCAATGTAGTACAACAGCATTATGAAAACAGACTTTTTAAGAATCTACAATTGGGATTTACCATTTTGGGcagagaaagagatagaagagtgGTGAGTGAGAAAAGGTGAGACAGAGTGGAAAGGAGCTATCGTTCCTTATGGAATTTTAATACAACTGCAATAGCAGCTTTAATACCAATATGGGTATAAGTTTACGAACTGTAACACTTCTACTATTTACATTACGTCAATTTTAGTTAGGTGATGCTGAATTATGTAACATTACGTAAGATGTTTCTCATATTACTTTGCAAATATTTGAGTTCCTTGTGCAATACTATTTCTAATTTCCTCTCTTTTGCATTTTGTCACCATGACATATTCAGGTGTAATCTATGTTCATTCTGCCAATCGCCATTCAATTGATGTCAATTTTGATCGACAGCTGTAAAGTGTTTCTGAAATAGATGTAGATATTAGCACACAACAGTCATGGTAATTAAATATTCTCTTCATATTTACTGCAAACATTTCTGGCAAGTTTCCATGTGGAATGTAATAATACGCTCTATCAGCAAGAGATAACAGCATGTATCACTACCTTTTAATACTGGTATTCTTTATCAAAAATACGAAATTATAAACACAAAAACTTTGAATATCTGTTGGCAATAACCTTTTCAATGGCGTCAATGCAGTAATGTAAAACAAACCGTTCTTTTCAGAATGAACACACAATACTCAATAAACtcgtgtgagtgagtgagtgaatatgagagagagagagagagagagagagtgtgtgtgtgtgtgtgtgtgtgtgtgtgtgtgtgtgcacgcaTGCGCGTGTGCGCTAGAGTttagatttgagaagctacttttcAAAAACAGGCACATCTATcgcatttttgtattttatttatttttattttaatgggttatttttgcgacgttgtatcaacatctcaggttatttagcatctgaatgaaatgaaggtgataatgctggtgaaatgagtccgtggtccagcaccgaaagttacccagcatttgctcgtattgcgttgcgggaaaaccccggaaaaaagcctcaaccaggtaacttgctccgaccaggattcgaacccgggccacctggtttcgcggccagatgcactgACCGTTAGTTCACACGTgtagtcattttatttatttatttttttttttttactttataactactgaaacttttttatgttcaacattgtttatgtaccatatttgctcgcgtaatttgcgcactttttaattaactttggccactgaaaaatttgggtgcgtaaaatatgcggatttttcaaataagaggtcctgttctgagttttaTTTACAGCGGCCGGGTagatcagttggtagagcagctggctacggactgaaaggtccggggttcgagcccaggtggtgacagaattttttctcgttgccaaactttcagaacggccccgaggttcactcagcctccttcccgggggtaaaaggcggtcagagcgtggtgccaaccacaccacctcattctagtgccgaggtcatggaaagcatggggctctacctccatgcccccaagtgccttcatggcatgttacggggatacctttacctttataggTAAGTacttacggtagggctaattttctataccagtaacttgtctctaccattgttaaagtagcgggactttggggtttctttctgaagcaggtacttcagttgctggtgaatgacctacgatggactgtagggaaggaaaatccctatgtacgtaatccctactacactgaaaaaaatatgtacgtaaaatgtgtgcgcaaaatacacggagcaaaaataaagttcaaaataatcccttaaaaagtagggcgcaaattacgcgagcaaatacggtatctaATTACAACACAAATGTATGCTAATAAGGtgttttttgtgttattttgtaaatcatctcgcgatccCTTCACCTTTTTACACAGCCCCCTTGTGGGTCGAGACTCAcactttgagaaccactgttCTATTCCATTCTTAACCCCAACATTCACTAAACTAGTGCTGagttagttcccttcgtactccactTATGCTGTCTTACAGCTATTTcctcagtcataccaacataactaaGGTGaaattacgaaagtttcacgctatgCCTGTAACAGGTTAGTTAAGTttcggcttttattatgccttacaTATATGAATCTCTGACAGGTTGAGGCTtttttatgccttgcatatacgaatctgtacaGGATTTTCAAGCGCTGGGCAAAGTCTGGTGATGGTAATTATTTAGCCCATCATGGTCCTACATATATACCCCAGAAAGTGTTTTTtgtcattaatttttcatttgttgaGTATATTTGTATCTAATAAGACaaagaaaaactgttgaaattatatttcattgtttttactgAGTGTTTAGCTTATTTCGGATAATTTCAGAGAAGACGCCGGTCTTTTACAAGGTATgtgacaaagttagtgggttagttgagtgGATATCTAAGTGACATGAATTCAATGAtttaaaatcattgaaatcttttcacatattcctcggcctcacgtcacttagatatTCCCTCAACCAACTCACTAACCTTGACACATACCTTGTAAAAGACTGGCATCTCCTCAGAAATTACCCGAAATAATAATTTCAGCAGTTTTTCCACCaattattaaacacaaatataccaacaaataaaaaaataatatcaaaaaatACTATttgggtaggcctatataggtCTATGTAGGGCCATGACGGGCTAAATAATACCTTAAAACAAGTTTTGCATTCTCGAACAGCACATCCTATCGTGTGCTTTATATCTCTTCATtcctttccttcactagaaaccACGTTTGGTAAATACACCTCTCATTTCCGAACAAGTTCCTGTTCTTCAACATATCCGTATAAACTGCTTAAGTTTTCAAatccatctccacaaaaaaattccttataaattcaacCATTTTAACTtccaaaatcaccggaactaACTCAGCGCTAGTTTTACCAAAAATtggtaccggtactgtatttgTTTACTTCAGCGGCATGTAatggggaaaattttagaacacggattgcacctaccaaattatgtcttaaaatactaaaaagagcagatttgtctgcgtttgtcgaatgcgcatcattatatttacgaaaaggcactctaaccttgtcatagtCCTCGGTCTCCTGCCATTTAGATAGGTCTATCCCCTGATCTagcccactctaaccttgtcgcaTTCcttggcctcatgtcacttagctaccTCTTCACCTAATTtttaactcgcaatatttacAGAAATACACGCCGGCGGAGGGTAAAACACAACGGAACACGATTCCCAGATTCAGACGTTACCACTAATGTATACCAAATACGGGCAACCCACCGTGCCGTTAAAATACACTTACTTACGTAAAAATTACAACGAAAATACGGCATAATGTACAGGTTCCTTGTCCGTCATGAAGTCCTTTCACATGCGGTAAGCAGATCCTAATATATAGTAGACCAACTGTTGTCGTTGTCTCGAAAGTAAATTTGCAATGCATTTCATGGAAGTAGCTACATTTAATGTACCAGTAGTGAAACCATTTGTTTTTTCGGATTCCGTTTTTTCACATGAATTTTGTCTTACCTTACTTCAAGAGATAGtaactgtttttctttttcttgtaatttattattcaaatcaataagTTGCTGCGCATTTTCTCCCTTACGTCGATGAAGCTCTGTTAATTCTTCCTGCTGGTGTAACAGCTTCTGTTCCAGTGCTTGAATTTTCTCATTAGGTTTCCCATCACTTTGTCCACTCCGATGCTGAAGTTCAAAATTCTCTTGACGCAATTTTTCATATTGAATGGTTAAATGTAAATTTTCACCTCGTAACGCATTTGAACTATCAAATAATCTGTTGTCTGAAAAAGAAAACACACCTTCAATAAATACCACATAATttccccccttttctttttttcgtgtGTGCCATACATTTTCCAAATTCGATTTTATGACATTTCTCACACATGATGTTACCAACAGGCATattgaaaacaaaacaatattctaGAAAGTGTGAActacaaatgtaaatataaaaatcgcTTACGCAAAGCTATAAGGTCCTGAAAACAATAACACTGCAATTTGTTTCTGTTTTGCAACCgtaaaattatactttttttccAGTCCGAATCGCTCATATTAACATTGGCGGCTGCCATGTTCAACTCTTTTATCTTTATCGTTCTCTGTCAAAGAGTATAATAATCGCTTATCCTCGTTGCTACTATAGCGTCAGTGAAACCTTtcgtataaaaaaaaacatctgctGACCCTAGAGAAAAGTTCCccccacagtttagtatatacagcgttgcttacgggattataatctcgtaagcaacgatatacagtcacgaagcttgagattatgagagtactaggaacaatagactgttcagGTACTATGTCGCATAActgcaatgaggcgatagtagcgatcctagtggtagcaactctctatggatgcatatttactatgtactgaacttcgtgactgtatatactggactgtggtttCCCCATGTGCAAATTATTAAATGGACTTAA encodes:
- the LOC138704737 gene encoding autophagy-related protein 16-like isoform X1, giving the protein MAAANVNMSDSDWKKSIILRLQNRNKLQCYCFQDLIALHNRLFDSSNALRGENLHLTIQYEKLRQENFELQHRSGQSDGKPNEKIQALEQKLLHQQEELTELHRRKGENAQQLIDLNNKLQEKEKQLLSLEVSLAESMAVNTTLRAEIQMYQNSIKELENLNQMLKDEHQALQLAFASLEEKLRKAQDENRSLVDRLIRYKSKDADKMNEENENFVREGAINPTAFLIQTLGLFGKKQAKLQKELEEAAKDTRAISPDRMKDAGAAGAIFATSVPSRVILKFDAHDGDVNAVKWSPVDRILATGGADRRVKLWDLSKGGQCDCKGMLVGSNAGVMSVDFDSTGTLILGASSDFASRVWTVGDQRLRVLKPP
- the LOC138704737 gene encoding autophagy-related protein 16-like isoform X2, whose translation is MAAANVNMSDSDWKKSIILRLQNRNKLQCYCFQDLIALHNRLFDSSNALRGENLHLTIQYEKLRQENFELQHRSGQSDGKPNEKIQALEQKLLHQQEELTELHRRKGENAQQLIDLNNKLQEKEKQLLSLEVSLAESMAVNTTLRAEIQMYQNSIKELENLNQMLKDEHQALQLAFASLEEKLRKAQDENRSLVDRLIRYKSKDADKMNEENENFVRKKQAKLQKELEEAAKDTRAISPDRMKDAGAAGAIFATSVPSRVILKFDAHDGDVNAVKWSPVDRILATGGADRRVKLWDLSKGGQCDCKGMLVGSNAGVMSVDFDSTGTLILGASSDFASRVWTVGDQRLRVLKPP